Proteins encoded together in one Undibacterium sp. CCC3.4 window:
- a CDS encoding coiled-coil domain-containing protein, whose amino-acid sequence MSTCLFDTLKMVESLENTGVPTNQAKVHAALLVEAIDAEDKKITEQFCHKVDIGQYFLALQTTLNKLDARMDKLETKIDNLDAKIDQVEAKLDTKIDQVEAKLSAKIDQVEAKLSAKIDQVEAKLNAKIDQVEAKLEAKIDQVEAKLDTKIDQVEAKLEAKIDHIESRLDAKIDNLEARLDAKIDNLEARLDATIDQKIAELKSELIRWAVGVGILQTSLIGGLLIKLVH is encoded by the coding sequence ATGTCTACCTGTCTGTTTGATACGCTGAAAATGGTCGAATCTCTGGAAAATACCGGAGTGCCGACTAACCAAGCCAAAGTCCACGCAGCTTTACTGGTCGAAGCAATCGATGCCGAAGACAAAAAAATTACTGAACAATTTTGTCACAAGGTCGATATCGGGCAGTATTTCCTTGCGCTGCAAACCACCTTGAATAAGCTCGATGCACGGATGGATAAGCTCGAGACAAAAATTGATAATTTAGATGCAAAGATTGATCAAGTTGAGGCCAAACTCGATACAAAGATTGATCAAGTTGAGGCCAAACTCAGTGCAAAGATTGATCAAGTTGAGGCCAAACTCAGTGCAAAGATTGATCAAGTTGAGGCCAAACTCAATGCAAAGATTGATCAAGTTGAGGCCAAACTCGAGGCAAAGATTGATCAAGTTGAGGCCAAACTCGATACAAAGATTGATCAAGTTGAGGCCAAACTCGAGGCAAAAATTGATCACATTGAGTCCAGACTCGATGCAAAGATTGATAATCTGGAAGCCAGACTCGATGCAAAGATTGATAATCTGGAAGCCAGACTCGATGCCACAATCGATCAGAAAATTGCCGAGCTAAAAAGCGAATTAATACGCTGGGCCGTCGGCGTAGGGATACTGCAAACAAGCCTGATCGGCGGCTTGCTGATTAAATTAGTTCATTAA
- the prmC gene encoding peptide chain release factor N(5)-glutamine methyltransferase, with amino-acid sequence MQYCVPVPASVAACERSAPLERLEARSLLMHASGLSRIELITRSETLLSTSQAAQFEALVRRRQAGEPIAYLTGRREFYGLSFHTTPAVLIPRADTELLVDLALAHAAPHSTLLDLGTGSGAIAIAIASQRSDLSVTALDRSMAALDVARQNAQELLPQTELELLHSDWFAAVSTRRFASIVSNPPYIVAGDPHLSQGDLRFEPLDALTDHGDGLLAYRHIIGAARAHLSPDGWLLLEHGYDQAAAVRDLLSAAGFTSVSSWRDLPGHERVSGGQARAV; translated from the coding sequence ATGCAGTACTGCGTGCCCGTTCCGGCCAGCGTTGCCGCCTGCGAACGCAGTGCGCCACTTGAGCGGCTCGAGGCGCGCAGCTTACTCATGCATGCCAGCGGCCTGTCACGGATTGAATTGATCACGCGCTCGGAAACCCTGCTCAGTACCAGCCAAGCGGCGCAATTTGAAGCCTTGGTAAGGCGGCGGCAAGCCGGTGAACCGATCGCCTACCTGACTGGCAGGCGCGAATTTTACGGGCTGTCTTTTCACACCACGCCGGCAGTATTGATCCCGCGCGCCGATACCGAATTATTAGTCGACTTGGCCTTGGCCCACGCGGCACCGCATTCCACCCTGCTCGACCTGGGTACTGGCTCCGGTGCCATCGCCATTGCTATCGCCAGCCAACGCAGCGATTTGAGCGTGACGGCGCTCGATCGTAGCATGGCGGCGCTCGATGTAGCACGCCAGAATGCGCAAGAACTGCTGCCACAGACCGAACTCGAACTGCTGCACAGTGATTGGTTTGCTGCCGTCAGCACTCGCCGCTTCGCAAGCATCGTCAGCAACCCACCCTATATCGTCGCCGGCGACCCCCATCTGAGCCAAGGCGATTTGCGCTTTGAACCGCTCGATGCACTGACCGATCATGGCGATGGTTTGCTCGCTTACCGTCACATCATCGGTGCTGCACGCGCCCATCTCAGTCCCGACGGTTGGCTCTTGCTCGAACACGGCTACGACCAAGCTGCCGCCGTGCGCGATTTGCTGTCAGCGGCTGGCTTTACCTCAGTGAGCAGTTGGCGCGACCTGCCGGGCCACGAAAGAGTTTCCGGCGGACAAGCGCGCGCAGTCTGA
- a CDS encoding disulfide bond formation protein B, with protein MHSSKPVLLGIATVCVALIAAALYLQVVKHMLPCPWCVMQRYAFLAIALFCLIAAAMPRGARRVSIGLATLAAFTGVGMAAKHVHLLANPELSCGIDPLETGLNKIFLSQWWPTLFRADGLCDTPYPPTLGLSVPAWALLWFCAITITLLFLFFSREKTGLFGRHR; from the coding sequence ATGCATTCTTCGAAACCTGTTTTACTCGGCATTGCCACCGTTTGCGTCGCACTCATCGCTGCTGCACTGTATCTGCAAGTGGTCAAGCACATGCTGCCTTGCCCTTGGTGCGTGATGCAGCGCTATGCTTTTCTCGCCATTGCCCTGTTTTGCTTAATCGCCGCGGCCATGCCGCGCGGTGCGCGCCGCGTCAGTATTGGCTTGGCAACGCTGGCGGCTTTCACCGGCGTAGGGATGGCGGCCAAACATGTACATTTATTGGCCAACCCGGAATTATCATGTGGCATCGATCCGCTGGAAACCGGCCTTAATAAAATTTTTCTTTCGCAGTGGTGGCCGACCCTGTTCCGTGCCGACGGTTTGTGCGATACCCCCTACCCGCCTACCCTCGGGTTGTCGGTGCCGGCGTGGGCGCTGTTATGGTTTTGCGCTATTACAATAACTTTGCTTTTTCTGTTTTTCTCGCGTGAAAAAACCGGCTTGTTTGGACGGCACCGCTGA
- the prfA gene encoding peptide chain release factor 1, with amino-acid sequence MKPSLLSKLDQLALRLDEVGHLLMQENVTADMETYRKLTREHAELDPLVALYKNYLQAQANLEEAQDMLSDPDMKAFALDEIELAKASMSTLESELQKMLLPKDPNDERNILLEIRAGTGGDEAALFAGDLLRMYSRYAERNRWQVEMMSESPSELGGYKEVIVRIAGAGAYSKLKFESGGHRVQRVPTTETQGRIHTSACTVAVMPEADELADVIINNADLRIDTFRASGAGGQHINKTDSAVRLTHLPTGIVVECQDGRSQHQNKAQALRVLATRIMDGQLREKQAKEAATRKSLIGSGDRSERIRTYNFPQGRLSDHRINLTLYKLDFIMDGDLSELSNTLIAEHQAELLAELGEQ; translated from the coding sequence ATGAAACCCTCTTTGCTTTCCAAACTAGATCAACTCGCTCTACGCCTTGATGAAGTTGGCCATTTACTGATGCAAGAAAATGTCACCGCTGATATGGAAACGTATCGCAAACTCACTCGTGAGCATGCCGAGCTCGACCCCTTGGTGGCACTGTACAAAAACTATCTGCAAGCGCAAGCCAATCTGGAAGAAGCGCAAGATATGCTCAGCGACCCCGATATGAAAGCCTTCGCCCTCGATGAAATCGAACTGGCAAAAGCCAGCATGAGCACGCTAGAGAGTGAATTACAGAAAATGTTGTTGCCGAAAGATCCTAATGACGAGCGCAACATTTTGTTGGAAATACGCGCCGGTACCGGCGGTGATGAAGCCGCGCTGTTTGCCGGTGACTTGCTACGCATGTACAGTCGCTATGCCGAACGTAATCGCTGGCAAGTCGAAATGATGTCTGAATCTCCCTCAGAACTGGGGGGTTACAAAGAAGTCATCGTGCGTATCGCCGGTGCCGGGGCCTATTCCAAACTCAAATTTGAATCAGGTGGTCATCGTGTGCAACGGGTACCGACCACCGAAACCCAAGGCCGTATTCACACTTCGGCCTGCACTGTGGCCGTGATGCCGGAAGCCGATGAACTGGCCGATGTCATCATCAATAATGCCGACCTACGTATCGATACCTTCCGCGCCAGTGGTGCAGGTGGGCAACATATCAATAAAACCGACTCGGCCGTGCGACTGACGCATCTGCCGACCGGTATCGTGGTCGAATGCCAAGATGGTCGCAGTCAACATCAAAACAAAGCACAGGCGCTGCGCGTGTTAGCCACGCGCATCATGGATGGCCAATTGCGCGAGAAACAAGCCAAGGAAGCGGCCACTCGCAAAAGTTTGATCGGCTCCGGCGACCGCAGCGAACGTATCCGCACCTATAATTTCCCGCAAGGTCGCCTGAGTGATCATCGTATCAATCTGACGCTGTACAAACTCGACTTCATCATGGATGGTGATTTGAGCGAATTAAGCAATACCCTCATCGCCGAGCACCAAGCCGAGTTACTGGCTGAATTAGGCGAACAATAA
- the hemA gene encoding glutamyl-tRNA reductase: MQLTAVGLNHTTAPLSLREKVAFPPEQIALAVAAARAWFGNQSALVGTSARNNEAAILSTCNRTELYAACAASNPIDATAHFLADYHHLPYADLRPHLYTLPQDNAVRHAFRVASGLDSMVLGEPQILGQMKDAVRQADAAGGLGTYLHQMFQRTFAVAKEVRSNTEIGAHSVSMAAAAVRLSQRIFDKISDQHVLFIGAGEMIELCATHFAAQNPKSLTIANRTLERGETLAHRFNGQAIRLADLPQQLAQFDIIISCTASSLPIIGLGLVERVIKARKHRPVFMVDLAVPRDIEAEVAQLDDVFLYTVDDLGSVVQTGIEGRQAAVVQAEAIIETRVQSFMHWLDGRAVVPLIQDLQESSEQLRLGELERARKMLARGDDIDAVLEALSKGITAKFLHGPQQALHQASGDERARLAAVLPQLFRTRR, translated from the coding sequence ATGCAACTCACTGCCGTCGGACTCAACCATACGACTGCGCCGCTGTCACTGCGCGAAAAAGTCGCCTTCCCGCCCGAGCAAATTGCGCTGGCGGTGGCGGCAGCGCGGGCATGGTTTGGTAATCAGTCCGCCTTGGTAGGCACTTCCGCACGCAATAATGAGGCAGCAATCTTGTCTACCTGCAACCGCACCGAGTTATATGCGGCCTGCGCGGCGAGCAATCCAATTGATGCCACCGCACATTTTTTAGCCGATTATCATCACTTGCCTTACGCCGATCTGCGTCCGCACTTGTACACATTGCCGCAAGATAATGCCGTGCGCCATGCCTTTCGCGTCGCCTCCGGGCTGGATTCGATGGTGCTTGGCGAGCCGCAAATACTGGGGCAAATGAAAGATGCTGTCCGTCAAGCCGATGCGGCCGGCGGACTCGGCACCTATCTGCACCAAATGTTTCAGCGTACTTTTGCCGTCGCCAAGGAAGTCCGCAGCAATACGGAAATCGGTGCGCACAGCGTATCGATGGCGGCCGCTGCGGTACGTTTGTCGCAACGCATTTTCGATAAAATTTCCGACCAACATGTGCTCTTCATTGGTGCCGGCGAAATGATAGAACTCTGTGCCACGCACTTTGCGGCACAAAATCCAAAGTCGCTGACGATCGCCAACCGCACTCTTGAGCGTGGCGAAACCTTGGCGCATCGTTTCAATGGTCAGGCGATACGCTTAGCGGATTTACCGCAACAATTGGCGCAATTCGATATTATTATTTCTTGTACGGCATCTTCGCTGCCCATCATCGGCCTCGGCTTGGTCGAACGCGTAATCAAAGCGCGCAAACATCGGCCGGTGTTCATGGTCGACTTGGCCGTGCCGCGTGATATAGAAGCCGAAGTTGCCCAACTCGATGATGTGTTTTTGTATACCGTCGACGACCTCGGCAGCGTGGTACAGACCGGAATTGAAGGGCGACAAGCAGCGGTCGTGCAAGCGGAAGCCATTATCGAAACCCGGGTGCAATCGTTCATGCACTGGCTCGATGGGCGTGCCGTCGTGCCCTTGATTCAAGACTTACAAGAAAGCAGTGAACAACTGCGCCTTGGCGAACTCGAACGGGCGCGCAAAATGTTGGCGCGCGGTGACGATATCGATGCCGTACTCGAAGCGCTTTCCAAAGGCATCACTGCCAAATTCCTCCATGGCCCGCAACAGGCCCTGCACCAAGCCAGCGGCGATGAACGCGCCCGTTTGGCGGCAGTGTTACCGCAATTATTCCGCACCCGCCGTTAG
- a CDS encoding CHASE2 domain-containing protein, producing MAASPATERIARREWLLLGVLLLSLCAAVSGLKNLARIDLGLYDRAMQLMPQPARSDIILIGIDDYSLAELGKWPWPRQRHADLLKQLHATEAKAIGFDILFNESETSAGDLPLGGDQALAQALIESNKVVLPLVSSSVGNGLQVSRPIALLADAARELGHIHLELDADGVARSVFLREGSQGQWWPHFALALKDVGQQAAVGTERYLPGQRRPAAAREATPSSGAWQRDYQMHIAFSGGHGHFQAVPYVSVLRGEVPARFFKDKYILIGATAAGMADSFPTPVSGTTGVVSGIEINANILASLLDERAIRFADTSDTMLYNLLPVLLALLSLRWMSPRQALLSIVVLFAVTLLVAYLALRFAGLWLAPSAALLVLLIAYPLWSWRRLEAAINYLGEEFDLLEQEPHLLPEFNDEIAVVRSTDALEQKINLMRVAAGRVRDLRQFVSDSLASLPDATLVTTVDGNVLLSNQAARSYFLSLGFPQVDDSLLPYLFASMTPPQDRSADPTHSFSWWDILDLQHTQNMQQGIEVRDPQQHDMLIKSAPCYNAQHRLIGWIVSLLDLTAIRAAERSRDETLHFISHDMRAPQASILALLELQKDAATALPAEEFMLRIEKASRITLALADNFVQLARAESQDYRFEEMDFQDVLLDASEEMWSLARSKNIRIDTKVDGADFPVRIDRSLMTRTLTNLLSNAIKYSPRDTTITCALSIKQELAHREILCRISDQGYGIPRAEQSRLFQRFQRISHGEQPKNDGVGLGMVFVKAVLDRHHAQISVTSAPNEGSSFLITLPASDL from the coding sequence ATGGCAGCTAGCCCAGCAACCGAACGCATCGCACGACGCGAGTGGCTGCTGCTCGGGGTCTTACTGCTGAGCCTGTGTGCGGCAGTGAGTGGTCTGAAAAATCTTGCGCGCATCGACCTCGGGCTGTACGACCGTGCCATGCAACTGATGCCGCAGCCGGCACGCAGCGATATCATCCTCATCGGCATCGATGACTACAGTTTGGCAGAACTCGGCAAATGGCCATGGCCGCGCCAGCGTCATGCCGATTTGCTCAAGCAACTCCATGCCACCGAAGCCAAAGCCATCGGCTTTGATATCCTCTTCAATGAAAGCGAGACCAGTGCCGGCGATCTGCCATTGGGTGGCGATCAGGCGCTGGCACAAGCGCTCATAGAAAGCAACAAAGTCGTACTGCCCTTGGTATCCTCGAGCGTAGGCAATGGCCTGCAAGTCAGCCGACCGATTGCCTTGTTGGCCGACGCGGCACGCGAGCTTGGTCATATTCATCTGGAACTCGATGCCGACGGCGTCGCCCGCAGCGTATTTTTACGTGAGGGCAGCCAAGGCCAGTGGTGGCCGCATTTTGCTCTGGCACTCAAAGATGTGGGACAACAAGCCGCCGTCGGTACCGAGCGCTATTTACCGGGACAACGCAGGCCCGCGGCGGCCCGCGAGGCGACGCCGAGCAGCGGTGCCTGGCAACGCGACTATCAGATGCACATTGCTTTTTCCGGCGGACATGGTCATTTCCAAGCGGTGCCGTATGTATCGGTATTGCGTGGTGAAGTACCGGCGCGCTTTTTCAAAGATAAATATATACTGATCGGTGCCACCGCCGCCGGCATGGCCGATTCCTTTCCGACCCCAGTATCAGGCACGACCGGCGTCGTCTCGGGCATAGAGATCAACGCCAACATCTTGGCCAGTCTGCTCGATGAACGTGCAATCCGGTTCGCCGACACCAGCGACACCATGCTGTACAACTTGCTGCCAGTACTGCTGGCCTTACTGAGCTTGCGCTGGATGTCGCCGCGTCAGGCCTTGCTGAGCATCGTCGTACTGTTTGCCGTCACCTTGCTGGTAGCTTACTTGGCCTTGCGGTTTGCCGGTCTCTGGCTGGCACCGTCGGCCGCTTTGCTGGTGTTACTGATTGCTTATCCGCTCTGGAGTTGGCGGCGTTTGGAAGCCGCAATCAATTATCTCGGCGAGGAATTCGACTTGCTCGAACAAGAGCCGCATCTGCTGCCGGAATTCAATGATGAGATAGCTGTGGTGCGCAGCACTGATGCTCTGGAACAGAAAATTAATCTGATGCGTGTCGCCGCCGGCCGCGTGCGTGATTTGCGTCAATTTGTCAGCGACAGCTTGGCCAGTCTGCCCGATGCGACTCTGGTTACCACGGTCGATGGCAACGTCTTATTGTCGAACCAAGCGGCGCGCAGCTATTTCCTCAGTTTGGGCTTCCCACAAGTGGATGATTCTTTACTGCCTTATTTGTTCGCCTCGATGACACCGCCGCAAGACCGCAGCGCCGACCCGACCCACAGTTTCAGTTGGTGGGATATCCTTGACCTGCAACATACTCAAAATATGCAGCAAGGCATAGAGGTACGCGATCCTCAGCAGCATGATATGTTAATCAAGAGCGCGCCTTGCTATAACGCACAGCATCGCCTGATCGGCTGGATCGTCAGTTTGCTCGATCTGACCGCCATCCGCGCCGCCGAGCGCAGCCGCGATGAGACTTTGCATTTCATTTCGCATGATATGCGCGCGCCACAAGCATCGATTCTGGCTCTATTGGAATTGCAAAAAGATGCCGCTACCGCCTTGCCGGCCGAAGAATTCATGCTGCGCATAGAAAAAGCTTCACGCATCACCTTGGCTCTGGCCGATAATTTTGTGCAATTAGCACGCGCAGAATCACAGGATTATCGTTTTGAAGAGATGGATTTTCAAGATGTCTTGCTCGATGCCAGCGAAGAAATGTGGTCCTTAGCGCGCAGCAAAAACATCCGCATCGACACCAAAGTCGACGGTGCTGACTTTCCGGTACGGATAGACCGCAGTCTGATGACACGGACACTGACGAACTTGCTCTCGAATGCCATCAAATATAGTCCACGCGATACGACGATCACTTGTGCGCTGTCAATAAAACAAGAATTGGCGCACCGAGAAATTCTTTGCCGCATCAGCGACCAAGGCTATGGCATCCCGCGCGCCGAGCAAAGCCGCTTGTTTCAACGGTTTCAGCGCATCAGCCATGGCGAGCAACCGAAAAACGATGGAGTGGGCTTGGGCATGGTGTTTGTCAAAGCTGTACTCGACCGCCACCACGCACAGATCAGTGTGACCAGCGCGCCCAACGAGGGTAGCAGCTTTCTGATCACCCTCCCTGCATCCGACCTTTGA
- a CDS encoding FecR domain-containing protein: MNSPTILYLRGTPVRLALLVCCLLPLAANAADSAKPPGSVLATPPDMTYFAKAGDTLSAIALRFTEKLQNWTILSKRNHIGDDRSIPVGTAILIPLELLPEEASQARVVALAGNPQRINGDETRLKVGSIVTEGTQISTGADGFVTLALEDGSRISIPSNSRIVLTTLRKTKYTASPRTAISLTEGKVESRVAKLSENKGRFEVRSPLALAGVRGTHFRVGILADGTANEVLEGAVAVDQAEHALKSALVLPAGSGNIIGRSRIGPSLALLAAPTLEAASLLQIRPTLNFHAIPLAAAQAYHVQIARDAQALDVMMENTFTQPHFKFDGLPDGQYFIRLSAIDQHGLEGFPMTAAFTLKARPEPPFPLTPKNKQRAAQTDFSWTEASAAEAYHLQVARDREFNDVVLDEPALKQLSFSTDKLADGSYFWRIATVINAAKPDQGPYSDPEAFQKLPAPAAPTVGDTNGSEMALSWAAEAGQTFLIEMSSDPKFSQLFLSRELSTAELKIPRPPAGVYYLRVRATDADGYVAAFTATQKLYIPARWTSSDGSAIVSGNGNVGTGF, encoded by the coding sequence ATGAATTCCCCCACCATCTTATATTTGCGCGGCACACCAGTGCGCCTCGCGCTGCTGGTTTGCTGTTTATTGCCTCTGGCAGCCAACGCGGCCGACAGCGCCAAGCCACCAGGTAGCGTGCTAGCAACGCCACCGGATATGACGTATTTCGCCAAAGCCGGCGACACACTCTCGGCGATTGCGTTGCGCTTCACCGAAAAATTGCAAAACTGGACGATCCTGAGCAAACGCAACCACATCGGCGATGACCGTAGCATACCGGTTGGTACCGCCATCTTGATTCCCTTGGAATTGTTGCCGGAAGAAGCAAGCCAAGCACGTGTGGTGGCGCTGGCCGGCAATCCGCAACGCATCAATGGCGATGAAACCCGATTGAAGGTCGGCAGCATCGTTACGGAAGGCACACAAATCAGTACCGGTGCCGATGGCTTTGTCACCCTCGCGCTCGAAGATGGTTCACGGATTTCGATTCCCTCTAACAGTCGCATCGTCTTGACCACCTTGCGGAAAACTAAGTATACCGCCAGCCCACGCACGGCCATCAGCTTGACTGAAGGCAAAGTCGAATCGCGGGTGGCCAAATTAAGCGAGAATAAAGGTCGCTTTGAAGTCCGCTCGCCCTTGGCGCTGGCCGGGGTACGCGGCACGCATTTCCGCGTCGGCATCCTTGCCGATGGCACGGCCAACGAGGTACTCGAAGGGGCCGTGGCGGTCGATCAAGCTGAACACGCGCTCAAGTCTGCCTTAGTGTTGCCGGCAGGCAGCGGCAACATCATCGGTCGCAGCCGTATCGGCCCCTCGCTCGCCTTGCTGGCGGCCCCGACACTCGAGGCCGCGAGCTTGCTGCAAATCCGCCCGACGCTTAATTTTCACGCTATACCACTGGCCGCGGCACAGGCGTATCATGTACAAATTGCGCGTGATGCGCAGGCCTTGGACGTGATGATGGAAAACACTTTCACTCAGCCGCATTTCAAATTTGACGGCTTGCCGGATGGGCAGTATTTCATCCGTCTTAGCGCGATCGATCAGCACGGCCTTGAAGGCTTTCCAATGACGGCGGCATTCACCCTCAAAGCCCGTCCGGAACCACCGTTTCCGTTAACTCCAAAAAACAAGCAACGCGCGGCACAAACTGACTTTTCCTGGACCGAAGCCAGCGCGGCCGAGGCTTACCACTTGCAAGTGGCGCGCGATCGCGAATTCAACGATGTCGTGCTCGATGAGCCGGCACTCAAACAGCTCAGTTTCAGCACCGACAAGCTGGCTGATGGCAGCTATTTCTGGCGCATCGCTACCGTGATCAACGCAGCCAAGCCCGATCAAGGCCCGTACAGCGATCCCGAAGCATTTCAAAAATTACCCGCGCCGGCCGCACCAACGGTCGGCGACACCAACGGCAGCGAGATGGCCTTGAGTTGGGCGGCGGAAGCCGGTCAGACCTTTCTCATCGAGATGTCCAGTGATCCGAAATTTTCGCAGTTGTTCCTGTCACGCGAATTGAGCACGGCCGAATTGAAAATTCCGCGACCTCCGGCGGGGGTCTATTATTTGCGCGTGCGTGCCACCGATGCCGATGGCTATGTCGCGGCCTTCACGGCCACGCAAAAGCTGTACATTCCGGCGCGCTGGACCAGCAGTGATGGCAGCGCCATCGTATCCGGCAACGGCAACGTCGGCACCGGTTTCTGA
- a CDS encoding response regulator transcription factor: protein MRIAVLDDDNNLLELVCTILNAAGHTCHPFLSGKEMLHQLRRESYDMLILDWQVPDLNGTEILHWVREKLSPTLPVLFMTSRSGEDDIVAGLAAGADDYMIKPIRRSELVARVRALLRRAYPTQTASEHLQFGAYKFETRAGRLSVNDVAVEMTQKEFDLALLLFRNLGRPLSRAYILEAVWSRDVDIPSRTMDTHISRVRSKLELRPENGYRLAPVYSYGYRLEQVTAE from the coding sequence ATGCGAATCGCTGTACTCGACGACGACAATAATTTGCTCGAACTGGTCTGCACTATCCTCAATGCAGCTGGTCATACTTGCCATCCGTTTTTGAGTGGAAAAGAAATGTTGCACCAACTGCGACGTGAAAGTTACGACATGCTCATTCTCGACTGGCAAGTGCCAGATTTGAATGGCACCGAAATTTTGCACTGGGTGCGGGAAAAGCTCTCGCCGACTTTACCAGTGCTGTTCATGACCAGCCGCTCCGGTGAAGACGATATTGTCGCCGGCCTCGCTGCTGGTGCCGATGATTACATGATCAAACCGATACGCCGCAGCGAATTAGTTGCTCGTGTTCGAGCACTGCTGCGACGCGCGTATCCGACGCAAACGGCGTCGGAACATTTGCAATTCGGTGCTTACAAATTCGAAACACGTGCCGGACGCTTGAGCGTCAACGATGTGGCGGTTGAAATGACGCAGAAAGAATTCGATCTGGCATTATTGCTGTTCCGCAACCTCGGCCGACCGCTGTCGCGCGCCTACATTCTTGAAGCAGTCTGGTCGCGCGATGTCGATATTCCCTCGCGCACCATGGATACCCATATTTCCAGAGTGCGCAGCAAACTTGAACTCCGACCCGAGAATGGCTATCGCCTCGCGCCCGTCTACAGTTATGGCTACCGTCTCGAACAAGTCACCGCAGAATAA
- the minE gene encoding cell division topological specificity factor MinE, which produces MALLSFLFNTKPKTANMAKERLQIIIARERTGRDGYDFLPALREELIAVISKYTKVSPEDIKVSLDRQGDLEVLDVNVVLPEL; this is translated from the coding sequence ATGGCTTTGCTTTCTTTTTTATTCAATACCAAACCCAAAACGGCCAATATGGCCAAAGAACGTTTGCAGATCATTATTGCTCGTGAGCGTACTGGCCGCGATGGTTATGATTTTTTACCGGCCTTGCGTGAAGAATTGATTGCTGTCATTTCGAAGTACACCAAGGTCAGCCCCGAAGACATCAAAGTGTCATTGGACAGACAAGGCGATTTGGAAGTGCTCGACGTCAATGTCGTTTTGCCAGAGTTATAA
- the minD gene encoding septum site-determining protein MinD — protein sequence MARIIVVTSGKGGVGKTTSSASFASGLAMRGHKTAVLDFDVGLRNLDLIMGCERRVVYDLVNVISGEATLNQALIKDKHCDNLFILPASQTRDKDALTEEGVERVLNDLIKMDFEFIVCDSPAGIERGAVMALTFADEAVVVTNPEVSSVRDSDRILGIIQAKSKRAQAGGEPVKEHLLITRYSPKRVEAGEMLSYTDVQEILRIPLIGVIPESEAVLHASNQGNPAIHMKGTDVSDAYEDVVSRFLGQEVPLRFITYEKPGLLQRIFGGK from the coding sequence GTGGCAAGAATCATCGTTGTAACATCTGGCAAGGGCGGGGTCGGCAAAACCACATCAAGTGCGAGCTTTGCTTCCGGCTTGGCTATGCGCGGACATAAAACTGCGGTACTCGATTTTGACGTCGGCCTGCGCAATCTCGATCTGATCATGGGCTGTGAACGCCGCGTGGTCTACGATCTGGTCAATGTCATCAGTGGCGAAGCGACCCTCAATCAAGCTCTGATCAAGGATAAGCACTGCGACAATCTGTTCATTTTGCCGGCTTCGCAAACGCGCGATAAAGATGCCCTCACCGAAGAGGGCGTGGAACGCGTGCTCAACGATCTGATCAAAATGGATTTCGAATTCATCGTCTGCGACTCCCCCGCTGGAATCGAACGCGGTGCCGTGATGGCTTTGACCTTTGCCGACGAAGCCGTGGTCGTGACCAATCCGGAAGTGTCGTCGGTACGTGATTCGGATCGGATTCTCGGTATCATTCAAGCGAAGTCGAAGCGCGCCCAAGCCGGTGGTGAACCGGTCAAAGAGCATCTGTTGATCACCCGCTATTCTCCGAAACGCGTCGAAGCCGGCGAAATGCTGTCGTATACGGATGTCCAGGAAATCCTGCGGATACCGCTGATCGGTGTGATTCCTGAATCGGAAGCAGTATTGCACGCATCCAACCAAGGCAACCCGGCCATACATATGAAGGGCACGGATGTTTCCGATGCTTATGAAGACGTGGTGTCACGTTTCCTCGGCCAGGAAGTCCCCTTGCGTTTCATTACGTATGAAAAACCAGGATTGCTACAGCGCATTTTCGGAGGTAAATAA